TTGCCGTGGGCGCCGAAGGTGCAGGCGTTCTGTCACGAATAACAGCGGGTAAAGCAATGGTGCAATCTTCATGATAGAGGATTGCACCATTTTTGTCTTCACACCTATTTCAACGACCGCTTACGAACAGACCTTTGATTATTTGGTCTGTCCACCCTGAAGGGAGTGTACCCATGGGCTAGCGACATCAAAAAAGAGGCTGATCAAGTGGGTTTAATCCGTCCCACTCGGTCAGAGATCACGTAGATCAGCTACGCGTCTCCTCGCCCCTTCTTCTTAAAACTGAAAATCACTCATGCTTGTGATTGGGCGTTCGGCTCAAAATCCATAGTCCAGCACTAGCAAATAAAAATAACACGCCTAGCAACGATACTGAAGCCGATTTAGTGTCATTTTCCCCGGTTTGCGGTAACTTACCTTGGGTATCGTTTACAAACAAGGGCGGGTTTTTTTGAGAAGTTAGTTGTGACTGACCATTAATCGGCCCTAATGGTTCATTAACTTGCGTCATCGGTGTTTCTGATTGCCTGGTTAACCCTGGAGTGGTTGGTTGATCTGGAGTGGTTGGTTGATCTGGAGTGGTTGGTTGATCTGGAGTGGTTGGTTGATTTGGAGTGGTTGGTTGATCTGGAGTGGTTGGTTGATCTGGAGTGGTTGGTTGATCTGGAGTGGTTGGTTGATCTGGAGTGGTTGGTTGATCTGGAGTGGTTGGTTGATCTGGAGTGGTTGGTTGATTTGGAGTAACCGGCTTATACACAAAAGTAACTGATTGAGCAAGTGGATCAAACATTCCTAAAACGGTTTCTTGGGATTTACTGGTATCTAGTACATATCCATCAATATTTTTCGCAGTGGCCTGCCAATCGCCACTAGGCTGCCAATAGTTTTTCCCATCAATGCCATTATTGGTTTGATCAGGATTGTTCGGATTTTCAGAAAGAATATCCGCTTCGGCCAACGCGTTTCCGTTCTCATCAACATAGTTAACTGTTACATTCTTGTTAGGGACAAAGTGAAGCCAAATAGCTGCTTGACGATAATTATAGTAGTCGTCGTTATCATGGGTTCCAACAAACCCTAAGTAGGTGAAACCTTGTTTTGCGTACTTGTCAACGAGTTCTTGTACCTTGGCATTTACATCGCCATTATCATCCGAATACTTGAGCCCATATACGCCTGAAACACTGAATGCACCAGGTATTTCCGACCAGTTGGTACCAATGACTTGACTTTTGTCACCGTTCGACAGCTGGCCATTCCCTGATTCCACATTCTTTTTGTATTTGAAGTACAACATAATGGGGTTCGGTTCCGATTTACTGATCTGAGTCTGCCCAACAACCCCAGAAATACTGCGGTCAGAAACAAGATCATATCCCGGGATATTTAAACCATTAACCGTGTATTTAGAGGCTGATGGAGCTTTCTTATCACCGGCTAAGTATGCGCCGCTATCAGGAACCGCCCAAGCAGTGGGTAAAATTGATACGGCAATACTTTTACCAGTGTCTTTATCCATGTAATTAACCTGTATCTGCGATAGTGGAGCATAATGCAATGTCAAAATTTTATTTTCACTAGGTATCAGGTATTGAAAAACATCATTGCCTTTTTTAAAGTTGTTACCAACATCATCTGGATTTAACAACTTATATCCTGGTATACTCAGCGTTAAATCAGCAGTCATAGTTCCTCCGGCGTCGCCGGTAATAGAATACGTTCCTGCTGTTCGATTGAATCCCGATTGGTTTTCATATGGCAATGATATTGGTTTATTATTGACGTCGTCCCACAAAGTGACCGAGACTGTTATTTTTTCTGAATTAGTTGTTGTTGGTGCAGGGGCGTTGGTATCCGCAGTGGTAGCTGCTGTTGTGTTGGTATCCGCAGTGGTAGCTGCTGTTGTGTTTGCATCCGCAGTGGTAGCTGCTGT
This DNA window, taken from Lacticaseibacillus pabuli, encodes the following:
- a CDS encoding MucBP domain-containing protein: MEKKTHYKMYKAGKRWLFAAVVTFAIGNGAVLTNTTEQVYAAADVVTEGVNNRVNSANEQAAPNAGTTAPAASPADDTNTTAATTADANTTAATTADTTAPAATTADTNTTAATTADTNTTAATTADTNTTAATTADANTTAATTADTNTTAATTADTNAPAPTTTNSEKITVSVTLWDDVNNKPISLPYENQSGFNRTAGTYSITGDAGGTMTADLTLSIPGYKLLNPDDVGNNFKKGNDVFQYLIPSENKILTLHYAPLSQIQVNYMDKDTGKSIAVSILPTAWAVPDSGAYLAGDKKAPSASKYTVNGLNIPGYDLVSDRSISGVVGQTQISKSEPNPIMLYFKYKKNVESGNGQLSNGDKSQVIGTNWSEIPGAFSVSGVYGLKYSDDNGDVNAKVQELVDKYAKQGFTYLGFVGTHDNDDYYNYRQAAIWLHFVPNKNVTVNYVDENGNALAEADILSENPNNPDQTNNGIDGKNYWQPSGDWQATAKNIDGYVLDTSKSQETVLGMFDPLAQSVTFVYKPVTPNQPTTPDQPTTPDQPTTPDQPTTPDQPTTPDQPTTPDQPTTPNQPTTPDQPTTPDQPTTPDQPTTPGLTRQSETPMTQVNEPLGPINGQSQLTSQKNPPLFVNDTQGKLPQTGENDTKSASVSLLGVLFLFASAGLWILSRTPNHKHE